In Xiphophorus couchianus chromosome 24, X_couchianus-1.0, whole genome shotgun sequence, a single genomic region encodes these proteins:
- the c24h8orf74 gene encoding uncharacterized protein C8orf74 homolog — protein MGFRLTSDDLATSPRPPQRKRNFRVGLQWQPSDLKPPRMDSLSETEMAKIARLPRNAGIQRFIHHFHWFEFTNEKLPLHQEFVYDVAMFTVGQGFSWADVICSAVLAKVIFPQSQEFDLNNFWSLLRDVLCEHLPYLTPLHRHVFTQYLIDTCVCRRRLFQVAVGVTAEELLVLKQLEVQLPPTPCPLAQGTDLEMWEAQSELRAKLDSSLTQLEEKLKCVLAEPRVTLEDFNIPSDGELDKESAVGLVRSAVKATGGQVLASLSQEVSLRKEIFQIKMQQEALIAAGRPKIPTPVVTSTKTKGEKTKTKAGKKK, from the exons ATGGGTTTTAGGTTGACGAGTGACGATTTGGCTACGTCACCACGTCCTCCACAGCGAAAGCGTAACTTCCGCGTTGGTCTCCAATGGCAACCGAGTGACCTCAAACCTCCCAGGATGGATTCCCTTTCAGAGACGGAGATGGCAAAGATAGCGAGGCTTCCG AGGAATGCTGGCATCCAAAGATTCATCCATCACTTCCATTGGTTCGAGTTTACCAACGAAAAGCTGCCTTTGCATCAAGAGTTTGTATATGATGTCGCCATGTTCACCGTAGGGCAAGGCTTCTCCTGGGCCGACGTGATCTGCTCAGCTGTGCTTGCCAAGGTCATCTTCCCACAGTCGCAGG AATTCGACCTAAACAATTTCTGGTCCCTGCTCCGAGATGTGCTGTGTGAGCATTTACCATACTTGACGCCCTTACACCGGCATGTCTTCACCCAGTACCTGATCGACACTTGCGTCTGCAGAAGGAGGCTGTTCCAGGTGGCGGTAGGTGTAACGGCTGAGGAGCTGCTTGTTCTGAAACAGCTGGAGGTGCAGCTGCCGCCCACCCCCTGCCCTTTAGCACAG GGCACCGATCTCGAGATGTGGGAGGCGCAGTCTGAGCTGCGAGCAAAACTCGATTCCTCCCTGACGCAGTTGGAGGAAAAACTCAAATGTGTGCTGGCCGAGCCACGCGTCACTCTGGAGGACTTTAACATCCCATCAGACGGGGAACTGGACAAAGAg AGCGCTGTGGGGTTGGTTCGATCTGCAGTCAAAGCCACAGGAGGCCAAGTGCTGGCAAGTCTGAGTCAAGAGGTGTCCCTCCGCAAGGAGATCTTTCAGATCAAAATGCAGCAGGAGGCTTTGATTGCTGCTGGACGCCCGAAAATACCAACTCCTGTAGTGACATCAACAAAGAcaaagggagaaaaaacaaaaacaaaagcaggaaaGAAGAAATAA